Proteins from a single region of Kogia breviceps isolate mKogBre1 chromosome 5, mKogBre1 haplotype 1, whole genome shotgun sequence:
- the ST6GAL1 gene encoding beta-galactoside alpha-2,6-sialyltransferase 1 isoform X2, translated as MNSQLVTTEGRFLKDGLYNEGILIVWDPSVYHSDIPKWYKNPDYSFFDNFKSYRNLHPDQPFYILKPQMPWELWDVIQEISPEQIQPNPPSSGMLGIIIMMTLCDQVDIYEFLPSKRKTDVCYYYQKFFDSACTMGAYHPLLFEKNMVKHLNRGTDDDIYLLGKATLPGFRSIRCGA; from the exons TTGGTCACCACAGAAGGGCGCTTCCTCAAAGACGGTTTGTACAATGAAGGAATCCTAATTGTATGGGACCCGTCTGTTTACCATTCAGATATCCCAAAG tgGTACAAGAATCCCGACTACAGTTTCTTTGATAACTTCAAGAGTTATCGTAATCTGCATCCTGATCAGCCCTTTTACATCCTCAAGCCCCAGATGCCTTGGGAGCTGTGGGACGTCATTCAAGAAATCTCCCCCGAGCAGATTCAGCCAAACCCCCCGTCTTCTGGGATGCTCG GCATCATCATCATGATGACACTGTGTGACCAGGTGGATATTTACGAGTTTCTCCCATCCAAGCGCAAGACTGACGTGTGCTACTACTACCAGAAGTTCTTCGACAGCGCCTGCACGATGGGCGCCTACCACCCACTCCTCTTTGAGAAGAACATGGTGAAGCACCTCAACCGGGGCACGGATGACGACATTTACCTGCTTGGAAAAGCCACGCTGCCTGGCTTCCGGAGCATTCGCTGCGGAGCGTAA